In Streptomyces sp. 840.1, one DNA window encodes the following:
- a CDS encoding C40 family peptidase, producing the protein MVSHRRSTQPGLSRSARATVLSAAAATAAATLGAATANAEPQDTPQSAGARVDRLYAEAERATEQYNKAGEDVARRRGEVSRAQDRAARGQERVNGMRRELGSAARAQYRSGGIDPSLALLLSSDPDNYLDRAAVLGRVNDSRASALAELRRAQRALAQTRAEAAHSLAGLEHDRAALGRHKRTVVRKLAEARRLLGSLPGSERAALDRASRSGRDTENGTVAGLPAGSARAAAAVMAVHRALGRPYVWGANGPAGFDCSGLMQWAYAQAGVSLPRTSQAQRYAGHIVPLSDARPGDLVAYRADASHIGMYVGNGQVIHAPYPGAPVRYDPVGMMPVSSVTRV; encoded by the coding sequence GTGGTGTCCCATCGCCGTTCCACACAGCCCGGCCTGAGCCGGAGTGCCCGAGCCACTGTCCTGTCGGCCGCGGCGGCGACCGCCGCCGCGACGCTCGGCGCGGCCACCGCGAACGCCGAACCGCAGGACACCCCGCAGAGCGCCGGGGCCCGGGTCGACCGCCTCTACGCCGAGGCCGAACGCGCCACCGAGCAGTACAACAAGGCCGGTGAGGACGTAGCGCGGCGGCGCGGTGAGGTGAGCCGGGCACAGGACCGGGCGGCCCGGGGCCAGGAACGCGTCAACGGGATGCGCAGGGAGCTCGGTTCCGCGGCCCGTGCGCAGTACCGGTCCGGCGGCATCGACCCCTCGCTCGCCCTGCTGCTCTCCTCCGACCCGGACAACTACCTCGACCGGGCCGCCGTGCTGGGCCGGGTGAACGACAGCCGGGCGAGCGCCCTGGCCGAACTCCGCAGGGCCCAGCGGGCGCTGGCCCAGACCCGGGCCGAGGCCGCGCACTCGCTCGCCGGCCTGGAGCACGACCGGGCCGCCCTCGGCCGCCACAAGCGGACCGTCGTACGCAAACTCGCCGAGGCCAGGCGGCTGCTCGGCTCGCTGCCCGGGTCCGAGCGGGCGGCCCTCGACCGGGCGTCGCGCAGCGGCCGGGACACCGAGAACGGGACGGTCGCCGGACTCCCGGCGGGCTCCGCGCGGGCGGCGGCCGCCGTCATGGCCGTCCACCGGGCGCTGGGCCGCCCGTACGTCTGGGGCGCGAACGGCCCCGCCGGATTCGACTGCTCCGGTCTGATGCAGTGGGCGTACGCGCAGGCCGGGGTCAGCCTGCCCCGCACCTCGCAGGCCCAGCGGTACGCCGGCCACATCGTGCCGCTCTCCGATGCCCGCCCCGGCGACCTGGTCGCCTACCGCGCGGACGCCAGCCATATCGGGATGTACGTGGGCAACGGCCAGGTCATCCACGCCCCCTACCCCGGCGCCCCGGTCCGGTACGACCCCGTCGGGATGATGCCCGTCTCCTCGGTGACCCGGGTCTGA